The following proteins come from a genomic window of Ignavibacteria bacterium:
- a CDS encoding T9SS type A sorting domain-containing protein, translating into MPNNFINVITVDKDNNLWIGTDRGLVKFDGTTFTTFPDVTNPWSIISMKIDRFNNKWIGTFSHGLAIYNENGVTGVTSVDDESFSIHSYSLYQNYPNPFNPSTVISYELQKPSFVTLKVYDVLGREVQTLVNEFKQAGKHLVKFSAANNLSSGVYFYKLTAGKFSELKKMILLK; encoded by the coding sequence ATGCCAAATAATTTTATAAATGTTATTACTGTGGACAAAGATAATAACTTATGGATTGGAACGGATCGTGGTTTAGTTAAATTTGATGGAACTACTTTCACGACATTTCCGGATGTTACTAACCCTTGGAGCATAATATCAATGAAGATTGATAGATTTAATAATAAGTGGATAGGGACGTTTTCACATGGTCTTGCTATATATAATGAAAATGGAGTTACTGGAGTTACATCAGTTGACGATGAATCGTTCTCAATTCACTCATATTCTCTGTATCAAAACTATCCGAATCCGTTTAATCCATCTACTGTTATAAGCTATGAATTACAAAAGCCGAGCTTTGTAACTCTAAAAGTTTATGATGTTCTAGGAAGAGAAGTTCAAACCTTAGTGAATGAGTTTAAACAAGCAGGAAAACATTTAGTTAAATTTTCTGCTGCAAATAACCTATCAAGTGGAGTGTATTTTTATAAACTGACAGCCGGAAAATTTTCCGAGCTGAAGAAGATGATACTGCTGAAATAA
- a CDS encoding carbohydrate binding family 9 domain-containing protein encodes MTFFLTEGFGQKIVTAVEIFTPPSIDGMLNDSVWSLAVPNSEFLQQEPKAGENPTFKTEIRILYDKENLYLGIMCYDPEPDKIVARELKRDGNLRGDDNIMMIFDTFNDDRNAYWFGTNPLGMRDDAILYGFDYRSFNEEWHGIWDVSSAIVDSGWSTELVFPFSTFKFHDKDEQTWGFNLLRQIRRLNEQAIWSAAGKNLGLFRIAFAGDLVGIKKIKRGDPIYIKPFLTGGFQQGESVKKKNFEPGLDIKYGITQNFSLDLTFNTDFAQVESDRARINLTQFPLFFPEKREFFLENANVFDYTFGAGNNLFYSRRIGISDEAQIPIIAGARLVGRIQKVELGVMNIQTEKRGAEPTTNYGVVRMKYDLFDQSYAGFIFTNKISKNKFNRVYAGDFNFTFSEIFGDQTMAIGGGVMKSEDTDGGKNSWGSKFFINYPNDLINFFTSHRYAQKDFNPGIGFMYRTGFQSLVFNLKVSPRINWNEVKRLNFEPIESDIYWNDKGELSIIRASFVPIGLSTNADDNLEFKINRRFDFLESDFNIFDTTVIPIGKYWYTSYEVDLETSRSRKIYGGVEYSFGDYLTGKKKSFSLNVSSILSKHLSISADYETNTIKLREGIFTTNEFGTRIRYDFTTMIYSSIFAQWNNEENEININYRFNWQPKIGSDFYLVVNHMLSTGRKFRTKDIAILAKIVWLFVI; translated from the coding sequence ATGACTTTTTTCCTAACAGAAGGATTTGGTCAGAAAATAGTCACTGCAGTTGAAATTTTTACTCCGCCTTCAATTGATGGCATGCTAAACGATTCCGTCTGGAGTTTAGCTGTACCGAATTCAGAATTTTTACAGCAGGAACCAAAAGCAGGCGAAAATCCCACATTCAAAACTGAGATAAGAATTCTTTACGATAAAGAAAACCTCTACCTCGGAATTATGTGCTACGATCCTGAGCCGGATAAAATAGTTGCACGCGAATTGAAGCGCGACGGAAATCTGCGCGGCGATGATAACATCATGATGATATTCGATACTTTTAACGACGACCGGAATGCTTATTGGTTTGGTACAAACCCGCTCGGAATGAGAGACGATGCTATTCTTTATGGGTTTGATTATCGCAGCTTCAATGAAGAATGGCATGGAATATGGGACGTGAGTTCGGCAATTGTCGACAGCGGCTGGAGCACCGAATTAGTTTTTCCATTTTCAACTTTTAAATTTCACGATAAAGACGAACAAACTTGGGGATTTAATTTACTTAGACAGATCAGAAGATTGAATGAACAAGCGATTTGGTCTGCAGCAGGGAAAAATCTTGGATTATTTCGAATTGCTTTTGCTGGTGATCTAGTAGGAATAAAAAAAATTAAAAGGGGGGATCCAATTTACATTAAGCCATTTTTAACAGGAGGGTTTCAACAAGGTGAATCGGTAAAGAAAAAAAATTTTGAGCCCGGTTTGGATATCAAGTATGGAATTACACAGAACTTCTCCCTCGATTTGACTTTCAACACGGATTTTGCTCAAGTCGAATCTGACAGAGCAAGGATCAATCTCACTCAGTTTCCGCTATTTTTTCCTGAGAAGCGGGAATTCTTTTTAGAAAACGCGAACGTTTTCGATTACACTTTTGGAGCGGGCAATAATTTATTTTACAGCAGGCGGATCGGAATTAGTGATGAAGCGCAAATCCCGATTATTGCAGGAGCAAGACTTGTTGGCAGAATCCAGAAGGTCGAGCTTGGTGTAATGAACATCCAAACCGAAAAACGTGGCGCTGAACCTACAACCAATTATGGTGTGGTTAGAATGAAATACGATCTATTCGATCAATCTTATGCCGGATTTATTTTCACTAATAAGATTTCGAAAAATAAATTCAATCGTGTTTATGCTGGGGATTTTAATTTTACTTTTAGTGAAATATTCGGCGATCAGACTATGGCAATCGGTGGTGGAGTAATGAAGTCAGAGGATACTGATGGGGGAAAAAATTCCTGGGGGAGCAAGTTCTTCATAAATTATCCAAATGATTTGATCAATTTTTTTACCAGCCATAGATATGCACAAAAAGATTTTAATCCTGGAATCGGATTTATGTACAGAACAGGCTTCCAATCTCTTGTTTTCAATTTGAAAGTCTCTCCAAGAATTAATTGGAATGAAGTTAAACGATTGAACTTCGAGCCGATTGAGTCGGATATTTATTGGAATGATAAGGGCGAGCTTTCGATTATTAGAGCAAGCTTTGTACCCATCGGTTTGTCAACTAATGCAGATGATAATCTTGAATTTAAAATCAATAGAAGATTTGATTTTTTAGAGAGCGATTTCAATATCTTCGATACAACCGTGATCCCAATCGGGAAATACTGGTACACGAGCTATGAAGTTGACCTGGAAACTTCTCGAAGCAGAAAAATCTACGGCGGAGTTGAATACAGTTTCGGAGATTATTTAACCGGAAAGAAAAAGTCTTTTTCACTGAATGTTTCCTCAATTTTGAGCAAGCATTTATCCATCTCGGCTGATTATGAAACAAATACGATTAAGCTGCGTGAAGGAATTTTCACAACTAATGAGTTCGGAACTAGAATCCGTTACGATTTCACAACGATGATCTATTCTTCTATTTTTGCTCAGTGGAATAATGAAGAAAATGAGATTAACATCAATTACCGTTTCAACTGGCAGCCAAAGATTGGGAGCGATTTCTATCTCGTTGTGAATCATATGCTGTCAACGGGAAGAAAATTCCGCACGAAAGATATTGCAATCCTTGCAAAGATAGTTTGGCTGTTTGTGATTTAG